The Bacteroides ovatus genomic interval CTGGGCGGAAGAACCTGCCATCACACCTACACGATGTTTTTGGGCGAAAGTATGGTCGAATACAAAATAATTATCCCACAGGTAGGTAAATGATTTGTTGTCACTCTTATAGCGGGAAGATTCTTCTACCGGATTCGGTTTCCAGTCGTAAGCCGGAGTAAAGTTGTCGACAAACCAGAATTTGGCATCATAACCAAAGGTACTTTTCAACTTCAACCATTTGGTAAAGGCAATCTCTCCGGTGATGTTTGCCAGAAAGTTATATCCTTTTGTCTCGTTCGTCATCATATACAACGTACCGATCGGATTGCGGACACTTCCATACCATTGCGCTTCCTGTCCGGGACCGCTCCAGCCACCGTCTTCATTCTTCACCGGCTGGGTGGGAAGTGCTTTCATCGCATCTCCGATGCTATAGCTTCCTCCCTCTTTCACGTCCGTACTGAATGTCAGATTGGTAGTGAACTTCAACCATTTATTGACCTGGGCATCACTATTTGCCTGGAAATTGAAACGACGGTAATTAACGCTTTCCACGATACCGGACTGGTCGAGGAAACCGCCGGATACATAGTAATGTGCCTTTTCCGTACCGCCGGAATAGCTAACCGAATAGCTTTGTTTCACTCCCGTACGTAGCATCTCATCCAGCCAGTTCGTTCCTGTTCCCAATAAAGAAGGATCTGCCCAATAAGGGTTTGTATTATCATCATTATTAGACAGCATATCATTGCTCAAAGCGGCATATTGCGCAGCATTCAGCATATCGGGCACTTTAGTAGCGTTCTGAATAGCCCAGTTTGCGTTTACCGTTACTTTTCCGGCACCCTCGGCACCACGTTTGCTGGTAATCATCACCACACCGTTGGCACCACGGGAACCATAGATAGCTGTTGCCGAAGCATCCTTCAATACGTCTACCCGTTCCACATCAGCCATATTCAAAGAAGACAATCCCAAGTCGGTAGGAATTCCGTCAATGACAATCAGCGGGTTACTGTTGTTGATCGTACCCAAACCGCGAATTTTAATAGTGACATTATCACCCGGCTTACCGGCATCGATTATCTGCACGCCGGATACTTTTCCCTGCATTGCCTGACCGATATTAGCTACCGGAGAGTCTTTGATGTCCTTCACTCCGACAGAAGATACGGCACCAGTCAAATCGCTCTTTTTCATTGTTCCGTAACCTACCACTACTACTTCGTCCAATACTTCCGTATCTTCCTGCAAGGTTACTTTCAACGAGTTTTTCCCGTTCACCGGAACTGTCTGCGTTTTATAGCCGACAAAAGAGATAGTCAGCGTGCTGTTAGCCGGAACGCTTAATGAGAAATTACCGTCTACATCGGTTATCGTACCATTCGTTGTACGTCCTTCCACCACACTGGCACCGATCACCGGTTCACCCGTGGCATCTACTACATGTCCTTTTATTGAAATCTGTTGTGCGAATGCACTAAGAGATAGGAACAAGCCCCACATTATTAATAAGAGGCGGCGTTCAAAGCCTTTCGACTTCATACTCTGTTTCATGTACATTAATTTAAAGTTAATATTAGGGTTACTTTTGTTTTCGTTCTCTGTGTCATTGCTGAATGACCGTGAAACAAAAGTATCCACATTTCATACTGCTTCTTAAAGCAGATAGCAAAAATATAGTGATTTATACAGTATCTCACAGCATAAACCACTAAATATAAGAACGTTATAAAATAGAAGTCAGACTAAAAAAGTAGTGATTTTCTTATTCTTCCACCTTCCCTATTTGCATTACTTTAGTCTCAAATTCATCTCTTTCTCCCAAAGCTTTGTTACGGACACGGGTCCGGTAATTATAAATGGTAGTCACGGAATAACGGAGGAATTGCGCTATCTTGGTACTGTCCGTAATCCCCAGCCGGATAAGGGCAAATATACGGAGTTCGGTGTTCAACAGTTCTCCCGGTTTGGGTTGCATGGGTTCGGTAAGCAGCGCATTAAATTCTTCCACAAAATTGGGGAAGAGTTGCAGGAAAGTCATGTCGAAATTTGCATAAAACTCTTTCAGTTCTTCGTCAAGGAATTGAGAAGATTTAATGGCTTTATATAGTTCTTCCACTCTTCCGGCAGCGGCAATTTTATTTAGGGAACGACGGTATAAATCCATCTTGTCGAGATAAGTGGAGCATTGGTCCATATATCGGCCGATATATTCCTCCTTGATATAGTTGGCTTCCGAAAGCGTATGGTTCATCTCTTTCAGTTGCGAATTGGAGTCGTGAAGTTCTTCGTTCAGTTCTTGCAACAACGTATTAGTATCAACCACTTCGCGACGTGCGGCAGCAACCTTTTTCATCTGCTTGTAAACGAAGAAAATGGCAACCAACAAAAATACGGAAAGCAAACTGATACAAATCAATGATACTTTCATCTCCTGTTGCTGCCGTTTGGTTTTCAATTGGTAAGCCTGGTCAATGATAGGAAAGACTTGCGAGATTTCTAACGTACGAAGGCGGGCATTACAAAGAGTGGCATCCTCTAAGGAGCATTTCAGGTAATTGTAGGCACGGTCAATATCCCCTTCATCGTAGACAAGAGAAGCGAGTTTGCGCAAAGATACATATTCCTTTACTGCCGATTTCAGGTCGGCAATGGCCGAAAGAGCCAGGTAATGTTTTTGCCCCTGTTTGTCGCCTTTCAACCGGTAACCCTCGGAGAGAGTATAAGTAAGCATTGCTTTTGAATGGTCATCCAAAGAAGGTTTGTTGTAATATTCCATCAGCATACGGATGGCTTCATCGTATTGAGCATGTACGATACACTTATCCGCCATCACCAACACGTGCCCCAAAGAGTCGGAAGCGTTGACCTGCAGAAGAGAGTCACGATACAGATCCGTCATTCGATAATACTCTTTCTTGACTTTCTCCGTAACGGCATAATCTCCCATCAATCCGTAAATAGTGCGATACAGATGATAATAGTAACCATAGAGATAATCGGGCAACGTTTTCTTATCAATCTGCCCCAATAGTTCCAACGCTTCTTTATACATTCCGGTAGTTCCCATCACTTCCGCCATATTCATGGCAGCATCATCCAGGTAATCCAGTTTATCCATGCGATGCGCCAGTTCCTCTTTCCGTTGAGCATAGACAAAAGACGAATCCAGATTATAAGCCCGGTATTCATCGAAAAGACGTCCGCAAAAACCATATCGTTGTTCATCGGAAGTAGCCTCCGCCAACAATTTCTTCAGGTCAGCGATACGCGCCTCCTTTTCTGCTCCATAGGTCTGACGGTTTTTAATGATACCATCAATCTCACGAAGTAACGCATCGGTACTCTTATTATCTTTTGCATAAAGCAGACCGGAAAGGACGATTGTCACAAAAATCAGAATCACTTTTTTCATAGTGCCGTATGTATTATAGTTGCAAAGATAAAAGTCTTTCAGAAACTTCCGGCTTTCAGGAGAAAATTATTGCAGGCAGAAAAACAATGTTTATTAAAAAGAGGAGGTAAATCGGATTTATTATAAACATAATTATTATATTTGTAATAATTGTATTTATAATAATCAGTATGGCAATCGTTAATAACCCTTTTATCGTAGGCGGATACCTATCTCCCCATTACTTTTGTGACCGCGAAGTGGAAACAGAACAGTTGATACGTAACATAACCAATGGAAGAAATGTCGTTATCATTTCTGTGCGTCGCATGGGAAAGACAGGTCTGATTCGTCATTGCTTTTATCAGGATGAGATTAAAGAGCATTACTATACATTCTTCATTGATATTTATGCGACAGCCAGCCTTAGGGAATTTGTATTCGCTTTGGGAAAAGAGATTTTCGAGAAGCTCAAACCCAAAGGAATAAAGTTCATCGAACGTTTCTTCTCCGTCATTTCCTCACTGCGCGCAGGTTTTAAACTGGATTCTGTTACGGGAGAACCCACCTTCGATATTGGATTAGGAGACATTCATACTGCAGAAACAACACTGGATGAAATCTTCGCTTATTTAGAACAGGCTGATAAACCTTGTATCGTAGCCATCGACGAATTTCAGCAAATAGGCAATTACACAGAGAAGAATGTAGAAGCCATATTGAGAACTAAAGTCCAGCATTGCCAAAATGCTCGTTTCATCTTTGCCGGAAGCCAGAAACACATTATGATGAATATGTTCAACAGCCCGGCCCGACCTTTTTATCAAAGTGTCAATATGATGCAACTAAAGAGCATTCCGCTTACGGCATACAGGGCATTTGTTGAAAGGCTTTTCCTTGAAAATAAGAAACGTATTGAAGAAGAACTGATAGACGAAGTATATAATTTCTTTGAAGGACATACCTGGTATGTACAACTCATGTTTAATGAATTATATATACTGACCGGAAAAGGGGAAGTGTGTGATCGTTCCCTCCAAAGTATTGCCCTGACCAATATCCTGCAGATGCAGGACTTCACATATCAGGAGATTTTCTCCCGCCTTCCGGAAAAACAGAAAGAAGTACTGATTGCTATCGGAAAAGAACAAAAAGCAACCGGAGTCACTTCAGGAAAATTTATAAAAAAATACAAGCTAAGTACTCCGAGTTCCGTACAAGCTGCACTCAAGGGATTACTGGAAAAGAATCTAGTCTCGCAGGAACAAAATCAGTATGAAATAGCTGATAAACTGTTGGGAGTCTGGTTACAAAAGAATTATTAGACTATAAATCCTAGAAATGAATAGTTAAGAATAAGGTTTCATTCATTTTTGGTACGGTTATTAGCAAAGCATCTCCATTATCAACATTATTTGGCTAATGACATAAAAACGCAAGAGGGTTTATATTCATCACTCTGGTGCGTCAACATCCCCAACTTTCTTTCCCTTTCTTTGTTCTTTCTGCGGGAATATGCTACTTTTGCATTATCTCATAAATATGAGAACTAAAGAAAGGAACAAATTATGGAAGAAGTAAAAAGAATCCCTTACGGAGTTTCCAACTTTGTGGAAGTGGTGGAACAGAATCAATATTACGTGGATAAGACTATGTATCTGCCGTTGTTGGAAAAACAACCTAGTAATTTGTTCTTTATCCGCCCCCGCCGTTTCGGCAAGAGCATCTTTCTGAGTATGCTCCGAACTTATTATGACATCGCTCAAAAAGAAAAGTTCGAAAAACGTTTCAGCAATTTATGGATAGGCAGTCGTCCTACACAGTTGCAAGGGACTTTCCAAATACTCTTTCTTGATTTCTCCAGAGTGGGAGGGCTTGACAGAACGCTTGCCGAAAACTTTGATGATTACTGTTGCGGCGGACTGGATGATTTTGCTTCTATCTATGAACCCTATTATTATCCCGGCTTTGAAGAGGAAATGAAAGCCCAATACGGCACTACCAACAAACTGAATTTCCTCGATCGCAAGGCACGCAACAACGGCTCCAAGCTTTATCTGATAGTGGATGAATATGATAATTTCACGAATGTGGTGCTAAACGAGCAAGGCGACAAAGTCTATCACGCCCTAACCCACGCCAGTGGTTTCTACCGCGAAATCTTCAAGAAGTTCAAAGGCATGTTCGAACGCATCTTCATGACCGGAGTCAGCCCCGTAACGCTGGACGACCTGACTAGCGGATTCAATATCGGCTGGAATATCAGCACCGATCATCAGTTTAATATGATGTTGGGATTCAGCGAGACCGATGTACGCGAGATGATCCAATACTATAAGGATGCCGGACAGTTGCCGGGCAATACGAACATAGATGCGATGATAGAGGAAATGCGACCGTGGTATGACAATTATTGTTTTGCCGAAGAAAGCTTGGAGCGTGACCCGAAGATGTTCAACTGTGACATGGTGTTTTATTATCTGCGTCATTATATGACTTTGGGCAAATCCCCCAAAGAAATGATAGACCCCAATACCCGCACGGACTATAATAAGATGAAAAAACTTATCCGGCTGGACAAATTGGACGGTAACCGCAAAGGAGTGTTACGTAAAATCACCGAAGATGGGCAGATTGTCACCACGTTGACAACTACCTTTCCCGCTACCGATATTACCAAACCTGAGATTTTCCCCAGTCTGCTTTTTTATTATGGTATGCTTACCATTACTGCCACTCGCGGCAACTATCTGGTGTTAAGTATTCCCAATAATAACGTGCGTAAACAGTATTACGAATTCTTGTTGGAAGAATATCAGGACAATCGACATATTAATCTGAACGACCTTGGCCTGATGTATTACGAAATGGCTTACGACGGCCATTGGCGTGAAACGCTGGAATTTATCGCCCATGCCTACAAGGAAAACTCTTCCGTGCGCAACGCTATTGAGGGAGAGCGCAACCTGCAAGGCTTCTTTACTGCTTACCTGAGTACGAATGCATATTACCTGATAGCCCCGGAAGTAGAATTGAACCACGGTTATTGTGATCTGTTCCTAATGCCCGACCTGATACGCTATGACGTGAAGCACAGTTATATCATCGAACTAAAATATCTCTCTGTCAAAGACTCGGAAGCGAAAGCCGAAGCCCAATGGAAAGAAGCTGTAGAGCAGATAAAAGGTTATGCTGCCGGTCCCAAGGTACGCAGGATGATATACGACACCGAGTTGCATTGCATCGTCATGCAGTTTCGCGGATGGGAGTTGGAACGGATGGAAGAAGTCAGATAGAAACTCTGCCTGATATAATTATTCTGAATACACAAATTTTCATTTCTCATAGTGTCTTTCCAGTCAACCTATAACAAGAATAAAAAAACAACTAGTCAACCATTATCAGGGAAGTACATATTCTTTTTGTCCCATATATTGTGGGAAAGTATTCCCTACTAACTGGGAAAAGATTCCCTCATTTTGTGGGAACAAATTCCCATAATATGAGGAAATACTTTCCCACAATATATGGGACGATCGGAACTAGTTTATCTCCAACTAGAAAAAGGAAGAAGACAGTATCTTGACTATGAGAAATACCTTGAAATACTATGAGAACAAGGTGAATTTTAAGCTAAAATAGAGGGTACGTTATGAGAAATACCATATTAGAAAGTATTTCTCATAAGCTACTTATTTGATTCTTTGTTGTTTATCAGTCATCAATGAGAATATGAGAAATAAAAATGAAAAATCGTGGTTCTTAATCAAATTCCGTGCTAGTAAAGCTCATTGAAAGGCCGATGGATAAAGGGATATCGGCATATTAGAAATAACAAATAAATTATCCAAACTATATGCATCTTAAAGTACTCCAGAATAGCCATGAATAAGGTAATTGAACATAAATAAGTAGCACGGAATTTGATTAAGAACCAAATCGTTTGCAGAGCTTGCTGAATTTTTAATTGATGTACTCATGACTGCACCGTTCTTAGTTAAATGGAAATTTAGGGGCGCTATGCCCCTAAATTTCCATGTTTGAGTTGACATTTACCTCATTTCCAGACCTTTGTAAACCAATTCAATTTTATTCTTTTGATTCTCATACACCACTTTTTTAACCGGCATTTATAACAGTTGAACTGTCCTAATTCAAGTTCTATTTCTAAATCCCGTACCCGTTCGTTTTGTTCCATCCACATGCCCCGTAACGCATCTCGCTGTGATTTGGCTTCCCTATACATTTCAAGCTCTTTGTCGCGTGCCCCTAAGAGGAAAGCATATATCAAGCACGTCTCGGATTTACTGATACAGAATTGTTCCAATGCTTTCACATATTCCGGATCAATGCCTTTCTCCCTGGTTTTCAGGAATCCACGGAGACTTTCATCGTTTACAACCGTTTTGTAATCCTTGAAATATGACATGATTACCCGCATATCCACCCAAAGTTGGATATATTCTTTTTTAAGATTGTATTTCTTAGCCGCTTCTTCTACGCTAATCCATTCTGACATAATGTTCGTTTTTTTATGTGTGATACAATGAAAGAGGGATACTCTTTTTATTATATTAGTGCAACGGGCATCTACGCTTCCTGCAGTCCGGTGGGCGGGGATTGGTTAGGTTATATTGGGGTATTATGAATAAACCGACCGGATACAAGAAAGGCGCAGATGCTGTTGCACCATTATCCGCTCATGAGGCTTAGCAAGACCTTTCCAAAGGATAATGATAACAACAGACACCCACGCCAATCGTTTATATATAACACATTCCTGACGGATATGTTGATATACACCGTTCGCGTGGAGTATCTGCTGAATCATCTCTCTTTGGTCGAAAGTTGCTAATTTTCATGAGCGAGAGATAATACGCTTTTACTCCAATAAGAGATAAAACCACTTTCCACCAGTTCCATCACGCTGATGGGCAGAAAGCGTGTGACAAAGATAAATGATTTATTTGGAATATATTGGAAATAAGGTAATAAATAATAAAAGGTACATACCTTACAATAGAAACAGACAAAAGAAAAACAATTCTGTTAATAAGCCCTCAACCCATAATCGAATCTCATCTTCTTGCTATCTTTCACTTCAATTTTCAACAAATTACTTCCTTTTCGCAAGTAACGGCTGTAATCGCTGATATTATATTGATTATATTGCCTGGTCTGCTTTGCCTCCTGCGCAAAGACTTCCACTCCATTCAGCCAAACTTTGGCTTCTCCGGCAACATTCAGCCATAAAGACAGATGATTGAAATCCTTATCCACCTTAAAAGTAGCTTCTGATACTACCGTAGAACGAGGGGGACAGTCGAAAGGCAAAGAAGTCATTTTCAGCTCCTGACCGTTCAGACCGACAAGACGGGTATTCTTGCTTCCGTTCTGACCGTCTGCAATCAAAGTAACAGCTTTCGCAGGGGTGATTTCATACAAACGGTTGTGCATCAGGTGTAACAAGCCTTCCGGTATTTTAGTTACTTTCCGGTCGTAAGTAATCAGGCCGTTCACTTCTCCTTCCACATCAGTGGTTTGTGTATAGACTGCCGCACTCAATCCTTGGGCAATCAGCGTTTCCAAATCATATACCAGACGGCCGTAACTATCAATCAGAGCCATTGCTCCGTCTATATTCTTATACCCCCAGTTCCTCATATTCGGATTCCAGATATGCTCTTTGATTGCCCAGCCATAGCCGCCGAATTCTCCCAGTACGGAAATGCGGTTGCCGTTGTTCTCCGGCAGAATCATGGAAGTGACAGGATAATTATGTACGTCGTACATATCGCCTACGCCTCTGTCCGTCCAGCCGGTCACTCCGTTTATCAGGCGTGTATCGTCGTATTTTATCACTTTATTTACGATTTCCACCGTGTTATGCTGTCCCCATCCTTCATTGAAAACCACCCAGGTAGTGATACAGGGATAGAAACGGAGACGGTCGATCATCTCGAACATTTCTTTTTGCCATTGGCGGGTGTGTTCTTCGGGGGCGTTCCAATCAGTAGTAGCCAACGGATTGACGTGTTCCTCCTTCTTCCTTGACGTAGCAAAACCGGAAACCATGTCTTGCCACATCATCAATCCCAGAGAATCGGCGTAATAATAATATTGCTCCGGTTCTACTTTGATATGTTTACGGATCATATTGAATCCCATCTTCTTCAACTGCACCATGTCCCACAACATCGCTTCCTCGGAAGGAGGAGTCAACAATCCGTCGGGCCACCAGCCTTGATCCAGCGGACCGTATTGGAAGATGGGTTGGTTATTCAGGCAAATACGGTTGTATCCACATTCATCTTTACGGGCATCTACTTTTCTCAAGGCAAAGTAACTCTTTACCCGGTCTAAAACACGTCCTCCATTGGATAAGACAATATTCAAATGATACAGTTTCGGAGATTCGGGAGACCATAAGACAGCGTTTGGA includes:
- a CDS encoding SusC/RagA family TonB-linked outer membrane protein, coding for MKQSMKSKGFERRLLLIMWGLFLSLSAFAQQISIKGHVVDATGEPVIGASVVEGRTTNGTITDVDGNFSLSVPANSTLTISFVGYKTQTVPVNGKNSLKVTLQEDTEVLDEVVVVGYGTMKKSDLTGAVSSVGVKDIKDSPVANIGQAMQGKVSGVQIIDAGKPGDNVTIKIRGLGTINNSNPLIVIDGIPTDLGLSSLNMADVERVDVLKDASATAIYGSRGANGVVMITSKRGAEGAGKVTVNANWAIQNATKVPDMLNAAQYAALSNDMLSNNDDNTNPYWADPSLLGTGTNWLDEMLRTGVKQSYSVSYSGGTEKAHYYVSGGFLDQSGIVESVNYRRFNFQANSDAQVNKWLKFTTNLTFSTDVKEGGSYSIGDAMKALPTQPVKNEDGGWSGPGQEAQWYGSVRNPIGTLYMMTNETKGYNFLANITGEIAFTKWLKLKSTFGYDAKFWFVDNFTPAYDWKPNPVEESSRYKSDNKSFTYLWDNYFVFDHTFAQKHRVGVMAGSSAQWNNYDYLNAQKNIFMFDNIHEMDNGEKMYSIGGSQSDWALLSLMARLNYSYEDKYLLTATVRRDGSSRFGKNNRWGTFPSVSLAWRISQEEWFPKDNSPVNDLKLRIGYGVTGNQEIGNYGFVASYNTGVYPFGNNNSTALVSTTLSNPNIHWEEVRQTNFGVDMSLFNSRVNLSLDAYIKKTADMLVKASIPITSGFEDTTETFTNAGKMRNKGVEMTLRTINLKGLFSWESALTATYNKNEILDLNSETPMFINQMGNSYVTMLRAGYPINVFYGYVTDGLFQNWEEVNRHATQPGAAPGDIRFRDLNNDGVINDEDRTVIGNPNPNWFFSLSNNFSYKGWELSVFLQGVSGNKIYNANNVDNEGMAAAYNQTTAVLNRWTGEGTSNSMPRAIWGDPNQNCRVSDRFVENGSYLRLKNITLSYTLPKKWMQKIQLENARISFSCENVATITGYSGFDPEVDINGIDSSRYPISRTFSMGLNFNF
- a CDS encoding DUF6377 domain-containing protein; translated protein: MKKVILIFVTIVLSGLLYAKDNKSTDALLREIDGIIKNRQTYGAEKEARIADLKKLLAEATSDEQRYGFCGRLFDEYRAYNLDSSFVYAQRKEELAHRMDKLDYLDDAAMNMAEVMGTTGMYKEALELLGQIDKKTLPDYLYGYYYHLYRTIYGLMGDYAVTEKVKKEYYRMTDLYRDSLLQVNASDSLGHVLVMADKCIVHAQYDEAIRMLMEYYNKPSLDDHSKAMLTYTLSEGYRLKGDKQGQKHYLALSAIADLKSAVKEYVSLRKLASLVYDEGDIDRAYNYLKCSLEDATLCNARLRTLEISQVFPIIDQAYQLKTKRQQQEMKVSLICISLLSVFLLVAIFFVYKQMKKVAAARREVVDTNTLLQELNEELHDSNSQLKEMNHTLSEANYIKEEYIGRYMDQCSTYLDKMDLYRRSLNKIAAAGRVEELYKAIKSSQFLDEELKEFYANFDMTFLQLFPNFVEEFNALLTEPMQPKPGELLNTELRIFALIRLGITDSTKIAQFLRYSVTTIYNYRTRVRNKALGERDEFETKVMQIGKVEE
- a CDS encoding AAA family ATPase is translated as MAIVNNPFIVGGYLSPHYFCDREVETEQLIRNITNGRNVVIISVRRMGKTGLIRHCFYQDEIKEHYYTFFIDIYATASLREFVFALGKEIFEKLKPKGIKFIERFFSVISSLRAGFKLDSVTGEPTFDIGLGDIHTAETTLDEIFAYLEQADKPCIVAIDEFQQIGNYTEKNVEAILRTKVQHCQNARFIFAGSQKHIMMNMFNSPARPFYQSVNMMQLKSIPLTAYRAFVERLFLENKKRIEEELIDEVYNFFEGHTWYVQLMFNELYILTGKGEVCDRSLQSIALTNILQMQDFTYQEIFSRLPEKQKEVLIAIGKEQKATGVTSGKFIKKYKLSTPSSVQAALKGLLEKNLVSQEQNQYEIADKLLGVWLQKNY
- a CDS encoding ATP-binding protein; amino-acid sequence: MEEVKRIPYGVSNFVEVVEQNQYYVDKTMYLPLLEKQPSNLFFIRPRRFGKSIFLSMLRTYYDIAQKEKFEKRFSNLWIGSRPTQLQGTFQILFLDFSRVGGLDRTLAENFDDYCCGGLDDFASIYEPYYYPGFEEEMKAQYGTTNKLNFLDRKARNNGSKLYLIVDEYDNFTNVVLNEQGDKVYHALTHASGFYREIFKKFKGMFERIFMTGVSPVTLDDLTSGFNIGWNISTDHQFNMMLGFSETDVREMIQYYKDAGQLPGNTNIDAMIEEMRPWYDNYCFAEESLERDPKMFNCDMVFYYLRHYMTLGKSPKEMIDPNTRTDYNKMKKLIRLDKLDGNRKGVLRKITEDGQIVTTLTTTFPATDITKPEIFPSLLFYYGMLTITATRGNYLVLSIPNNNVRKQYYEFLLEEYQDNRHINLNDLGLMYYEMAYDGHWRETLEFIAHAYKENSSVRNAIEGERNLQGFFTAYLSTNAYYLIAPEVELNHGYCDLFLMPDLIRYDVKHSYIIELKYLSVKDSEAKAEAQWKEAVEQIKGYAAGPKVRRMIYDTELHCIVMQFRGWELERMEEVR
- a CDS encoding glycoside hydrolase family 2 protein encodes the protein MDKRILLTLALGAMSQVFTHAWEPKGDKIKTVWAEQVTPENVWQSYPRPQLQRAEWINLNGLWKYAVTDQNTSRKNVSFEGEILVPFAIESSLSGVQKTFLPTDKLWYQREFSLDPSWKNKSAILHFGAVDYECQVWVNNRLVGTHKGGNNPFSFDITKYLKKSGPQSIEVAVTDPTDTESISRGKQQLNQEGIWYTPVSGIWQTVWLEAVNKTYIRQVLPSTDIERKSVKLAFDIIGAKGNEEVKIEVLDDGKVIKTVEQKLRDVMEIDVPNAVLWSPESPKLYHLNIVLSNGGRVLDRVKSYFALRKVDARKDECGYNRICLNNQPIFQYGPLDQGWWPDGLLTPPSEEAMLWDMVQLKKMGFNMIRKHIKVEPEQYYYYADSLGLMMWQDMVSGFATSRKKEEHVNPLATTDWNAPEEHTRQWQKEMFEMIDRLRFYPCITTWVVFNEGWGQHNTVEIVNKVIKYDDTRLINGVTGWTDRGVGDMYDVHNYPVTSMILPENNGNRISVLGEFGGYGWAIKEHIWNPNMRNWGYKNIDGAMALIDSYGRLVYDLETLIAQGLSAAVYTQTTDVEGEVNGLITYDRKVTKIPEGLLHLMHNRLYEITPAKAVTLIADGQNGSKNTRLVGLNGQELKMTSLPFDCPPRSTVVSEATFKVDKDFNHLSLWLNVAGEAKVWLNGVEVFAQEAKQTRQYNQYNISDYSRYLRKGSNLLKIEVKDSKKMRFDYGLRAY